Proteins found in one Exiguobacterium sp. 9-2 genomic segment:
- a CDS encoding aldehyde dehydrogenase family protein: MSTVHEKTLEMKRSVYHLLINGEQVEGATGETFKTYNPATGEVIAEVAKASKEDADRAVQAARDAFDHGKWKMWPVGRRAQILNKIASIMRSRFNEIVELEILDTGKSLAAAQGQVTQAIEDFEFYAGAIVGHRGVVNNVPGQFHNYTEKEAVGVCAQIIPWNYPLMMAAWKVAPAIAVGCSVVVKPATLTPLTAIILGEICLEAGVPAGVVNVIPGSGREIGNHLVEHPHVDKVAFTGSTPVGKDIMGRASETLKRVTLELGGKSPNIVFEDADVTAAVDGSLFGIFYNSGQSCEARSRLYVHEEIYDAFMEQFVAKTKQLVLGNPFDKGTHVGAIIDQQQVDVIDGYVQSAKADGATIVTGGHATAPEGYEKGFWYAPTIITDVTHEMKAVNEEIFGPVVVVMPFKDEKEAVRLANDTSFGLGSAVWTKDGAKATRVANQIKAGIVMVNCPFSAFPGTPFGGYKQSGFGRELCIETLDLYTETKSILSYYGSRPLNPFGL, from the coding sequence ATGTCGACAGTACATGAAAAAACACTTGAAATGAAACGGTCCGTCTATCATTTGCTCATTAACGGCGAACAAGTCGAAGGTGCAACAGGCGAGACATTTAAAACATATAATCCGGCAACAGGTGAAGTGATTGCAGAAGTTGCAAAAGCGTCGAAGGAAGACGCTGATCGTGCCGTTCAAGCCGCACGGGATGCGTTTGATCACGGGAAGTGGAAGATGTGGCCAGTCGGACGCCGCGCGCAAATCTTAAATAAGATTGCGAGCATCATGCGTTCCCGCTTCAACGAAATCGTCGAACTTGAGATTCTCGATACAGGGAAATCACTAGCAGCGGCGCAAGGACAAGTCACGCAAGCGATTGAAGACTTTGAGTTCTACGCAGGTGCGATCGTCGGTCACCGCGGTGTCGTCAATAACGTGCCGGGACAATTCCATAACTACACAGAAAAAGAAGCGGTCGGTGTTTGTGCGCAAATCATCCCGTGGAACTATCCGTTGATGATGGCAGCTTGGAAAGTCGCACCAGCAATCGCAGTCGGTTGTTCGGTCGTCGTCAAACCAGCGACGTTGACTCCGTTGACAGCGATCATTCTTGGTGAGATTTGTCTAGAAGCTGGTGTACCAGCGGGTGTCGTCAACGTCATTCCGGGATCTGGACGCGAGATCGGTAACCATCTCGTCGAGCATCCTCACGTCGATAAAGTCGCCTTCACGGGCTCGACGCCAGTCGGTAAAGACATCATGGGACGTGCGTCCGAGACGTTAAAACGAGTCACACTCGAACTCGGTGGAAAATCACCGAACATCGTTTTTGAAGATGCAGACGTGACAGCAGCCGTTGATGGTTCGTTGTTCGGAATCTTCTATAACAGCGGTCAATCGTGTGAAGCACGCTCGCGTTTGTATGTTCACGAAGAGATTTACGACGCGTTCATGGAGCAATTCGTCGCGAAGACAAAACAACTCGTTCTCGGCAATCCATTTGATAAAGGGACACACGTCGGAGCGATCATCGACCAACAACAAGTCGACGTCATCGATGGATATGTCCAGTCGGCGAAAGCGGACGGCGCAACAATCGTCACAGGAGGTCACGCGACAGCACCAGAAGGATACGAAAAAGGCTTCTGGTACGCACCGACGATCATCACGGACGTCACACACGAGATGAAAGCGGTCAACGAAGAAATCTTTGGACCGGTTGTCGTCGTCATGCCGTTCAAAGATGAAAAAGAAGCAGTTCGTCTAGCAAACGATACATCGTTTGGACTCGGATCAGCCGTTTGGACGAAAGACGGCGCGAAAGCGACACGTGTCGCAAATCAAATCAAAGCCGGCATCGTCATGGTCAACTGTCCGTTTTCTGCCTTCCCAGGCACACCGTTTGGTGGCTATAAACAATCGGGCTTCGGTCGAGAACTCTGTATCGAGACGCTTGATCTGTACACAGAAACAAAAAGTATCTTGTCGTATTACGGCAGTCGTCCACTCAATCCGTTCGGACTATAA
- a CDS encoding Glu/Leu/Phe/Val family dehydrogenase, whose product MNMLNPSTNPTLSIMEKIAGHEQVVFCNDPVSGLQAIIAIHDTTLGPALGGCRMAPYASVDEALDDVLRLSRGMTYKCAAADVDFGGGKAVIIGNPATDKSPELFRAFGRFVDSLGGRFYTGTDMGTTMDDFVHASRETSRIVGIPEAFGGSGDSSIPTAEGVVYGLRATIETLFGSDELSRATYAIQGLGKVGFKVAEQLLLAGATIYVSDVNEAALAAIVTQAEMAPGTVRVVSPHEIHLTDADIFVPCAYGGVIHAQNIALLPCKAICGSANNQLAEEQLAHVLMDRGILYAPDYIVNGGGLIQVADELYGANHERVLLKTRHIYDAVLEVFKESQAENITTVEAANRMCEKRMQIRAKHNNIFTNTTKPKWDIRNH is encoded by the coding sequence ATGAACATGTTAAACCCATCTACGAATCCAACGCTCTCGATCATGGAAAAAATCGCTGGTCACGAACAAGTCGTCTTTTGCAACGACCCTGTCTCGGGGTTACAAGCCATCATCGCCATTCATGATACGACGCTCGGTCCTGCTCTCGGTGGATGCCGTATGGCGCCTTATGCTTCTGTTGATGAAGCACTTGACGATGTGCTGCGTTTGTCGCGCGGTATGACGTATAAATGCGCTGCCGCTGATGTTGATTTTGGTGGTGGTAAAGCCGTCATCATCGGTAATCCAGCGACGGATAAATCACCAGAGCTTTTCCGTGCCTTCGGTCGCTTCGTCGATTCGCTCGGTGGTCGGTTCTACACGGGAACGGACATGGGCACGACGATGGATGATTTCGTTCATGCTAGCCGAGAAACATCACGGATCGTCGGCATTCCGGAAGCATTTGGTGGTAGTGGTGATTCATCGATTCCAACGGCTGAAGGTGTCGTCTATGGACTGCGGGCGACGATCGAGACGTTATTCGGTTCAGATGAATTAAGTCGGGCAACCTACGCGATCCAAGGACTCGGAAAAGTCGGCTTTAAGGTCGCCGAACAACTGTTGCTCGCCGGGGCGACGATTTATGTCTCTGACGTCAATGAAGCGGCACTAGCAGCAATCGTAACCCAAGCAGAAATGGCGCCTGGCACGGTTCGCGTCGTCTCGCCTCATGAAATTCATCTGACGGATGCTGATATTTTTGTCCCGTGTGCATACGGTGGTGTCATTCACGCTCAAAACATCGCGCTCTTACCGTGCAAAGCCATCTGTGGTTCGGCGAACAACCAACTCGCGGAAGAACAACTTGCTCACGTCTTGATGGATCGTGGCATCTTATATGCCCCAGACTATATCGTCAATGGTGGTGGGCTGATCCAAGTGGCAGACGAACTGTATGGAGCAAATCACGAACGGGTTCTCCTAAAAACGCGTCACATCTATGACGCAGTTCTCGAAGTCTTCAAAGAGTCGCAAGCAGAAAACATCACGACGGTCGAAGCGGCGAACCGGATGTGTGAAAAACGGATGCAGATTCGGGCGAAACACAACAACATCTTCACGAACACGACAAAACCAAAATGGGATATCCGTAACCACTGA
- a CDS encoding 3-hydroxyacyl-CoA dehydrogenase: protein MVEQIVVVGSGVMGRGIAYVAAHRGFQVTLVDIKEAYVESAYRELERIAEKGITRGKMSANEVEGLFDRLHLSTDLAEAAQQADLVIEAVPEQLSIKQQVFETLEANARPDCYFATNTSTMSPTEIASFTNRADRVMAMHFFNPVHLMPLIELVRGLETSDETVAALEQVARQMQKETVVIREFPGFVTSRISALVGNEAFYMLQEGLGTPEEIDKAIKLGLNYPMGPFELGDLVGLDTRLHNLKYLHEKLGEKYRPAPLLEQYVKAGRLGRKTGRGVYDYTNREVTS from the coding sequence ATGGTAGAACAAATCGTCGTCGTCGGATCCGGCGTCATGGGACGTGGCATCGCTTATGTTGCCGCACACCGCGGATTTCAGGTGACACTCGTTGATATCAAAGAAGCGTATGTCGAAAGTGCCTATCGAGAACTCGAACGTATCGCAGAGAAAGGCATCACGCGAGGGAAGATGTCCGCGAATGAGGTCGAGGGACTGTTCGATCGACTGCATCTGTCGACCGACCTAGCTGAGGCGGCACAACAAGCGGATCTCGTCATTGAAGCAGTACCGGAACAACTCAGCATCAAACAGCAAGTCTTTGAAACGCTAGAAGCGAATGCACGTCCGGACTGTTATTTCGCGACGAACACGTCGACGATGAGTCCAACGGAAATTGCGTCCTTTACGAACCGGGCGGACCGGGTCATGGCGATGCATTTCTTCAATCCGGTCCATCTGATGCCGCTGATCGAGCTCGTTCGTGGTCTTGAGACATCGGATGAGACGGTTGCAGCTCTTGAACAGGTAGCGCGTCAAATGCAGAAGGAAACGGTCGTCATCCGTGAGTTTCCTGGGTTCGTCACTTCGCGGATCAGTGCGCTCGTCGGAAACGAAGCGTTCTACATGTTACAAGAAGGACTCGGGACACCAGAAGAGATCGATAAAGCGATCAAACTCGGCTTAAACTACCCGATGGGACCATTCGAACTCGGGGACTTGGTCGGACTTGATACTCGGCTCCACAACTTAAAGTATCTGCATGAGAAGCTCGGCGAAAAATACCGTCCGGCACCACTGCTCGAACAGTATGTCAAAGCGGGTCGACTCGGTCGTAAGACAGGTCGTGGTGTCTATGATTATACGAATCGCGAGGTGACATCATGA
- the paaA gene encoding 1,2-phenylacetyl-CoA epoxidase subunit PaaA: MYDATQLFEPVQLTEDEKLARFKERIEQGEKIEADDWMPAFYRDTLIKLISMHGISEIMGALPEKEWVPKAPSLRRKLGIMAKVQDEMGHGQLLLRVVEDLMKPYGKTRGDLMDDLFTGRLKFHNVFHMPTRSWADAGMIGWLVDGAAIITQTNMLGASYGPYARALQRICAEEVFHAQHGESIIMALAEGTPEQRAMIQESLDEWWESLLMFFGPASKETTGTSKQDVTIAYKIRTKTNEELRQNFFTKYVPRIRSLGLVIPDPTLRFDEETGQWEYAQPDWTKFKTIIQGGGPRSKERLDLRRTSYENNAWVRDALAETKA, translated from the coding sequence ATGTATGATGCAACACAACTGTTCGAACCCGTCCAACTGACGGAAGACGAAAAATTAGCACGCTTCAAGGAACGAATCGAGCAAGGTGAAAAGATCGAAGCCGATGACTGGATGCCTGCCTTTTACCGAGACACACTGATTAAACTGATTTCGATGCACGGTATCAGTGAAATCATGGGTGCACTTCCGGAAAAAGAATGGGTTCCAAAAGCACCATCGCTTCGACGAAAACTTGGCATCATGGCGAAGGTCCAGGATGAAATGGGGCACGGGCAATTGTTGCTTCGTGTCGTTGAGGATTTGATGAAGCCGTATGGCAAGACACGTGGGGATTTGATGGATGATTTATTTACGGGACGATTGAAATTTCACAACGTCTTCCACATGCCGACACGGTCATGGGCCGATGCCGGAATGATTGGTTGGCTTGTCGATGGGGCGGCAATTATCACGCAGACGAACATGCTCGGCGCTTCGTACGGACCGTACGCGCGTGCCTTGCAACGGATCTGTGCAGAGGAAGTCTTCCACGCACAACATGGGGAGTCAATCATCATGGCACTCGCAGAAGGAACACCGGAACAGCGGGCAATGATTCAAGAATCACTGGATGAGTGGTGGGAATCCTTGTTGATGTTCTTTGGACCAGCCTCGAAAGAGACGACCGGGACATCGAAACAGGACGTGACGATCGCTTATAAGATTCGGACGAAAACGAATGAAGAGCTCCGGCAAAACTTCTTTACAAAGTACGTGCCGCGGATTCGTTCGCTCGGACTCGTCATTCCAGACCCGACGTTACGTTTTGATGAAGAGACAGGGCAATGGGAATACGCACAGCCGGACTGGACGAAATTCAAGACGATCATCCAAGGTGGAGGACCGCGTTCGAAAGAGCGACTAGATCTGCGCCGGACATCTTATGAGAATAATGCTTGGGTACGGGATGCACTCGCTGAAACGAAGGCATGA
- a CDS encoding enoyl-CoA hydratase/isomerase family protein codes for MPTQQYVKTEIVGRIGRIRLDRTARYNALNRTMVREIVEAMEIFDRDDQVTVIVLTGNGKSFSAGADIEEMLEATPISMELLDPFADWDRISRIKKPIIAGVHGFVLGGGFELALACDLIYADPATQFGFPEVGLGVMPGAGGTQRLTKCIGRTRALEWLFTGDRMQADEAERLGIINRVTMDVEATVLAMAERLSNQPSMALRLIKDAANKAVDLSLQDGMEHERRNFYLLFATADQTEGMQAFLEKRPPIFNQQEQE; via the coding sequence ATGCCGACACAACAGTACGTTAAGACGGAAATAGTTGGTCGGATCGGTCGAATTCGCCTCGACCGGACGGCACGATACAATGCGCTGAACCGGACGATGGTCCGCGAAATCGTCGAGGCGATGGAGATATTTGATCGTGACGACCAGGTGACGGTCATCGTCTTAACGGGAAACGGAAAGTCGTTTTCAGCAGGTGCTGATATCGAGGAGATGCTCGAAGCGACACCGATCTCGATGGAACTCCTCGATCCATTCGCGGACTGGGACCGGATCAGCCGAATCAAAAAGCCGATCATTGCAGGTGTCCATGGTTTCGTCCTTGGCGGCGGTTTCGAACTCGCACTTGCTTGTGATTTAATCTACGCCGATCCTGCGACACAGTTCGGTTTTCCAGAAGTCGGACTCGGCGTCATGCCGGGAGCAGGCGGGACGCAACGTTTGACGAAATGCATCGGTCGGACGCGGGCGCTCGAATGGCTCTTCACGGGTGACCGGATGCAGGCAGACGAAGCAGAACGACTTGGCATCATCAATCGAGTGACGATGGACGTTGAAGCGACGGTGCTTGCGATGGCAGAGCGGTTATCGAACCAGCCGAGCATGGCGTTACGACTGATCAAGGACGCAGCAAACAAAGCCGTCGATTTGTCGTTACAAGATGGCATGGAGCACGAACGCCGGAACTTCTATCTGTTGTTCGCAACGGCCGATCAAACAGAAGGTATGCAAGCTTTTCTCGAAAAACGCCCACCGATTTTCAATCAACAGGAACAGGAGTGA
- the paaD gene encoding 1,2-phenylacetyl-CoA epoxidase subunit PaaD: MTTTLQHAIREALNGVKDPEIDSVSILDLGMVETMDAEATAHGYTVHVTLLPTFLGCPALEIIKKNTEAALQVIPNVEQVDVQFRFDPPWTSDRITEQGMQGLKAFGIAPPRFEQGKWEIDCPYCGSTYVTMENLFGPTACRSILYCKSCKNPFEAMKPVSTLM; this comes from the coding sequence ATGACGACGACACTTCAACATGCGATCCGTGAAGCCCTGAACGGGGTGAAGGATCCAGAAATCGATAGCGTCAGTATTTTAGATCTTGGCATGGTCGAGACGATGGACGCGGAAGCGACGGCGCATGGCTACACGGTGCACGTCACGCTTCTCCCGACGTTTCTCGGTTGTCCGGCGCTTGAAATCATTAAAAAAAATACCGAAGCTGCCTTGCAGGTGATTCCGAACGTCGAACAGGTCGATGTCCAGTTCCGGTTTGATCCACCGTGGACATCGGACCGAATCACAGAACAAGGGATGCAAGGATTGAAGGCATTCGGCATCGCACCCCCTCGATTCGAACAAGGAAAGTGGGAGATTGACTGTCCGTATTGTGGATCGACGTATGTGACGATGGAAAACTTATTCGGACCGACGGCATGTCGAAGTATTCTCTACTGTAAATCGTGTAAAAATCCATTCGAGGCGATGAAACCCGTCTCTACTCTCATGTGA
- the pdhA gene encoding pyruvate dehydrogenase (acetyl-transferring) E1 component subunit alpha: MEQHFPIQRIIDEEGRIIDASKEHDLTKELALTLYEQMHRIRTFDRKAINLQRQGRLGTYAPFEGQEAAQVGSALALSDQDWLFPTYRDHGATLTFGADMVRTLLYWNGRVEGCVPSEKHIFPPAVPIATQIPHAVGAAWAEKRKGTTNVAVAYFGDGATSEGDFHEGMNFASVFQAPVILFNQNNQFAISVPIEKQMHSETIAQKAIAYGMPSVRIDGNDAFAVYFTMQAAVERARSGGGPTLIEAVTWRFGAHTTADDPTKYRDQARSRDRVDPLDRLEHFLKHQGYFDETWMQQLQERHQTEVEAAVAAMEQFKAPDINDLFDHTYATLPVDVQQQKEAYLLARGK; this comes from the coding sequence ATGGAGCAACATTTTCCGATTCAACGCATTATCGATGAAGAAGGTCGTATCATCGATGCCTCAAAAGAACACGATCTGACAAAAGAGCTTGCCCTCACCCTATATGAACAGATGCACCGGATCCGGACGTTCGACCGGAAGGCGATCAACTTACAACGCCAAGGGCGCCTCGGCACTTATGCACCGTTCGAAGGACAAGAGGCAGCGCAAGTCGGTAGTGCACTCGCGTTGTCCGATCAAGACTGGTTGTTCCCGACGTACCGGGATCACGGCGCAACGTTGACGTTCGGTGCCGACATGGTGCGGACACTCCTCTACTGGAACGGTCGTGTTGAAGGCTGCGTCCCGTCTGAGAAACACATCTTTCCTCCTGCTGTGCCGATTGCAACGCAAATTCCGCATGCCGTCGGTGCCGCATGGGCGGAAAAACGAAAAGGCACGACGAATGTCGCGGTCGCCTACTTTGGTGACGGAGCGACGTCTGAAGGGGATTTCCATGAAGGAATGAACTTTGCAAGCGTCTTCCAAGCACCAGTCATCCTGTTTAACCAAAACAATCAGTTCGCGATCTCTGTTCCGATCGAAAAACAGATGCATTCTGAGACGATCGCGCAAAAAGCGATTGCCTATGGGATGCCGAGTGTTCGGATTGATGGAAATGATGCCTTTGCCGTCTATTTTACGATGCAAGCAGCCGTTGAACGTGCCCGTTCTGGTGGTGGACCAACATTGATCGAAGCCGTCACGTGGCGATTTGGTGCCCATACGACAGCAGATGATCCAACAAAATACCGGGATCAAGCACGCTCGCGCGACCGAGTTGATCCGCTCGATCGACTCGAACACTTCTTAAAACACCAAGGCTATTTTGACGAAACATGGATGCAACAGCTGCAGGAACGGCATCAAACAGAAGTCGAAGCGGCAGTAGCTGCGATGGAGCAATTCAAGGCGCCAGACATCAATGACTTGTTCGATCATACGTACGCGACTTTACCGGTTGATGTGCAGCAACAAAAAGAAGCGTATTTGCTAGCAAGGGGGAAATGA
- the paaC gene encoding 1,2-phenylacetyl-CoA epoxidase subunit PaaC produces MTEQERTALASLLYQLADDDFLYAYRGSEWLGLAPHIEEDVASSSIAQDSMGHAAMYYQLLEELGEGNADALAHVRLAHERKNSILVERVNGPGYYMEKPEYDWAFAVVRNYCYTVAKKIRIDALKSSSYEPLAAAAVKINMELYYHLLHWQTWFTQLYQSTETARQKMDAALEKVLYDFGDMFDYGEHGQLIEEMRLIEGQGILLDRWYQTITPLLVELNVTLPEMQMTRNGRDGDHTEDLNDALATLGEVYLIDQTATW; encoded by the coding sequence ATGACGGAACAAGAACGGACGGCACTCGCCTCCTTACTGTATCAACTCGCAGATGATGACTTCCTCTATGCGTATCGTGGTTCGGAATGGCTCGGGCTTGCACCGCATATCGAAGAGGACGTCGCTTCATCCTCAATCGCGCAAGATTCGATGGGGCACGCGGCGATGTATTACCAACTCCTTGAGGAACTTGGTGAAGGGAATGCCGATGCGTTAGCCCACGTCCGCTTGGCACATGAACGGAAGAACTCGATTCTTGTCGAACGTGTCAATGGACCCGGCTACTATATGGAAAAACCCGAATATGACTGGGCATTCGCTGTCGTCCGGAACTATTGCTATACGGTCGCGAAAAAGATCCGGATTGATGCGTTGAAATCGAGCAGTTACGAGCCACTCGCTGCTGCTGCCGTTAAGATCAATATGGAGTTGTACTATCATTTGCTGCACTGGCAAACATGGTTCACCCAGCTCTACCAATCGACGGAGACAGCTCGCCAGAAGATGGACGCAGCCCTAGAAAAAGTCCTCTATGACTTCGGCGACATGTTCGATTATGGCGAACACGGTCAACTGATCGAAGAGATGCGGTTGATCGAAGGGCAAGGGATTTTACTTGATCGTTGGTATCAGACGATCACACCGTTACTCGTCGAATTGAACGTGACCCTCCCAGAAATGCAGATGACACGCAATGGACGAGACGGCGATCACACGGAAGACTTGAATGACGCACTCGCGACACTCGGAGAAGTCTATCTGATCGATCAAACGGCAACGTGGTGA
- a CDS encoding EthD family reductase produces MAKLIALYKHPENKEAFDQHYFEVHGPLTAKIPGLQEMNVTKIVGSPMGGDGKYYLMCEMVYESQEAMQAGMRSIEGKASGKDLMSFAGDLVTLMIGEDVHADTTVR; encoded by the coding sequence ATGGCAAAATTAATCGCATTGTACAAACACCCGGAAAACAAGGAAGCATTCGATCAGCATTACTTTGAAGTCCATGGTCCGCTAACAGCAAAAATTCCAGGACTACAAGAAATGAACGTCACAAAAATCGTTGGTTCACCAATGGGTGGAGACGGAAAGTACTACTTAATGTGCGAGATGGTCTATGAAAGTCAGGAAGCGATGCAAGCTGGCATGCGTTCTATTGAAGGAAAAGCGTCAGGGAAAGACTTGATGAGCTTTGCGGGGGATCTCGTCACATTGATGATTGGTGAAGATGTCCATGCCGACACAACAGTACGTTAA
- a CDS encoding phenylacetate--CoA ligase family protein yields the protein MYDQHHETMDAQTREQLQMERLRQTMEHITRVPFYQERLQTLQMTANDFQTIEDLRKFPFTRKQDLRDHYPFGLFAVEREQVTRIHASSGTSGKPTVVGYTQEDLDDWAGAVARSLVLAGGSPADLLHNAYGYGLFTGGLGLHAGAEKLGMTILPISGGNTDRQITLIEDFRPDGICGTPSYILRLAERMIERGIDPRKTSMRYGIFGAEPWSEEMRQTLEQTFDLQALDIYGLSEIMGPGVAMECQEQAGLHIMDDLFITEVVDPVTGEPLPDGMVGELVFTSLKKKALPIIRYRTGDLASITRKVCACGRTTTRMSRVKGRTDDMLIIRGVNVFPSEIERVLLQQPDVTPHYQIHLVRKAGLDAVELHIEFENISERQMRSICDAIKSECLISIDLVCHPHQGLPRSEGKAVRVVDRRSTSLV from the coding sequence ATGTACGATCAACATCACGAAACGATGGATGCTCAAACGCGGGAGCAGCTACAGATGGAGCGATTACGTCAAACGATGGAACACATCACGCGCGTCCCGTTCTATCAAGAACGTCTGCAGACCTTACAGATGACGGCGAACGATTTTCAAACGATCGAGGATCTACGAAAGTTTCCCTTCACACGTAAACAAGATTTACGCGATCATTATCCGTTCGGACTATTTGCCGTCGAACGAGAACAGGTCACCCGGATTCATGCCTCGTCTGGAACGAGCGGTAAACCGACCGTCGTCGGATATACGCAAGAAGATTTAGATGACTGGGCCGGTGCCGTGGCACGCAGTTTAGTCTTAGCCGGTGGATCACCAGCTGATTTGCTGCACAATGCGTATGGTTACGGATTGTTCACAGGTGGTCTCGGGCTTCATGCAGGAGCAGAAAAACTAGGCATGACGATCTTACCGATTTCCGGTGGCAACACGGATCGCCAAATCACATTGATCGAGGATTTCCGACCGGACGGAATCTGTGGGACGCCTTCGTATATTTTACGCTTGGCAGAACGCATGATTGAACGTGGTATCGATCCACGGAAAACAAGTATGCGTTATGGCATCTTTGGGGCCGAGCCCTGGTCTGAGGAGATGCGGCAGACACTCGAACAGACCTTTGACCTGCAGGCACTCGATATCTATGGACTCAGCGAAATCATGGGACCGGGTGTCGCAATGGAGTGTCAAGAGCAAGCAGGTCTGCATATCATGGATGACTTATTCATTACGGAAGTCGTCGATCCCGTTACGGGGGAACCGTTACCAGATGGCATGGTCGGGGAACTCGTTTTTACAAGCTTGAAAAAGAAAGCGCTTCCAATCATTCGATACCGGACAGGCGACTTAGCTTCGATCACGCGTAAAGTGTGCGCTTGTGGTCGGACGACGACACGAATGTCACGTGTCAAAGGGCGGACGGACGACATGCTGATTATCCGAGGGGTCAACGTCTTTCCGTCAGAAATCGAGCGGGTCTTGCTCCAACAACCGGACGTGACGCCACATTATCAAATCCATCTCGTACGTAAAGCCGGACTCGATGCCGTTGAGCTACATATCGAATTCGAAAATATCTCAGAACGACAAATGCGTTCGATATGTGACGCCATCAAGTCGGAATGTCTCATTTCCATTGATCTCGTCTGTCACCCGCATCAAGGGTTACCACGATCGGAAGGGAAAGCCGTCCGGGTCGTTGATCGACGCTCGACATCACTCGTCTGA
- the paaB gene encoding 1,2-phenylacetyl-CoA epoxidase subunit PaaB, which yields MNETFYHEFEVFSKRTPNAAFTHQFSLLAPNTEMALLMAQENFMRREPVVDIWVVKREDIRGLSPDEKQMLQRLDNKDYRTTKGYGYLKKKWRHYEQQMLDEKEIMSWQGGDSK from the coding sequence ATGAACGAGACGTTCTATCACGAATTCGAAGTCTTTAGCAAACGGACGCCGAACGCGGCGTTCACGCATCAATTCAGTTTACTTGCTCCAAATACAGAGATGGCGTTACTGATGGCACAAGAAAACTTCATGCGCCGGGAACCAGTCGTCGATATCTGGGTCGTCAAACGTGAAGATATCCGTGGTTTGTCACCCGATGAAAAGCAGATGCTCCAACGCCTTGATAATAAGGACTACCGGACGACTAAAGGATATGGCTACTTGAAGAAAAAATGGCGGCATTACGAGCAACAGATGCTCGATGAAAAAGAGATCATGTCTTGGCAAGGAGGCGATTCGAAATGA
- a CDS encoding thioesterase family protein has translation MKLGLAVGDTAEIQAVVSEDMFARFEGQLVHPAYSTVSMVYHMEWAARQLIFPYLEAGEEGVGGAVSLKHLGMAAEGARLIITATVTSMTSRRVDASIEVRDGQTIIGTGEVTQFILEKSRIQEKLQNNVPTK, from the coding sequence ATGAAACTAGGGTTAGCTGTCGGGGATACAGCAGAGATTCAAGCGGTCGTCTCGGAAGATATGTTTGCACGATTCGAAGGTCAGCTCGTTCATCCAGCATACTCCACCGTTTCGATGGTTTATCACATGGAATGGGCAGCACGTCAACTAATCTTTCCTTACCTAGAAGCTGGTGAAGAAGGTGTTGGGGGTGCAGTTTCACTGAAGCATCTTGGTATGGCAGCGGAAGGAGCACGATTGATCATAACCGCGACAGTAACGTCGATGACCTCACGTCGCGTTGACGCGAGCATTGAAGTCCGAGACGGACAAACGATCATCGGTACAGGGGAAGTCACACAATTCATTTTAGAAAAAAGCCGGATTCAAGAAAAATTACAAAATAATGTTCCGACAAAATGA